The Microcoleus sp. FACHB-68 genome includes a region encoding these proteins:
- a CDS encoding alkaline phosphatase: protein MLGLYGARGENGNIPVSSANGDYSTTGLDNFSVFSTEGQEPDTTRPLQPGETDEQFIAREVNENPTLADMTEASLEFLGKDQEGFWLMVEGGDIDWSAHDDNIDNLLGTMRDFDKAVESTINWINENGGFEENLLIVTADHDHYLTLNENFPQLLREQGAETLTDLDTPAESGHFWGSDPNVKYGWGSHTNRPVPVYYQGEGSEVLDSFVGEGYNAYGYDIPGIPGLVDQTHIYQTMYQAVVNQDLVCGEGDDVVLGLLGEDDIVGNAGNDFLAGNEDHDFLDGGDGNDTLRGGKDADTLTGGNGDDVLYGDMDDDLLSGGEGADRFVLTEDGGVDTILDFQAGIDVIEIAGVTEVTSFGALSIAQSGTDAVISAQGQDLAKLNGIQATTLVSESFVFA from the coding sequence TTGCTGGGATTGTATGGCGCTCGCGGTGAAAATGGCAATATCCCCGTCAGTTCGGCAAATGGAGATTACAGTACCACAGGTTTAGATAACTTCTCGGTGTTTAGTACCGAGGGACAAGAACCCGACACAACCCGCCCTTTGCAACCGGGGGAAACGGATGAGCAATTTATTGCTAGGGAAGTTAATGAAAATCCCACCTTGGCGGACATGACTGAGGCTTCTCTAGAGTTTCTAGGGAAAGATCAAGAAGGTTTTTGGTTAATGGTAGAAGGGGGTGATATCGATTGGTCTGCCCATGACGATAACATAGACAACCTGCTGGGAACCATGAGGGACTTCGATAAAGCGGTTGAGTCAACTATTAACTGGATTAATGAGAATGGTGGCTTTGAAGAAAACCTGTTGATCGTCACAGCTGATCACGATCATTACCTAACCTTGAATGAGAACTTTCCGCAACTTTTACGCGAACAAGGTGCCGAGACGCTGACCGATTTAGATACGCCGGCAGAGTCTGGGCATTTTTGGGGATCTGACCCAAATGTTAAATATGGCTGGGGAAGCCACACGAACCGTCCTGTGCCGGTTTACTATCAGGGTGAGGGTTCGGAAGTGCTCGACAGCTTTGTGGGTGAGGGATACAACGCTTACGGTTACGATATCCCTGGCATCCCCGGTTTAGTGGATCAGACTCATATTTACCAAACCATGTATCAAGCTGTCGTCAATCAGGACTTGGTGTGTGGGGAAGGGGACGATGTCGTTCTGGGTTTGCTGGGTGAGGATGACATTGTTGGCAATGCCGGCAATGATTTTCTGGCCGGTAATGAAGATCACGACTTTTTAGATGGAGGTGATGGCAACGACACACTTCGGGGTGGTAAGGATGCCGACACCCTAACCGGCGGTAATGGTGATGACGTTCTCTACGGCGATATGGACGATGATCTCTTGAGTGGGGGTGAGGGTGCAGATCGGTTTGTGCTGACAGAGGATGGGGGTGTAGATACCATCCTTGATTTCCAGGCCGGTATTGATGTCATTGAGATTGCCGGTGTTACGGAAGTTACCAGTTTTGGCGCACTTTCAATCGCTCAAAGTGGCACTGATGCCGTTATTTCTGCTCAAGGTCAAGATTTAGCTAAACTGAATGGAATTCAAGCGACTACTCTGGTTAGCGAAAGTTTTGTTTTTGCTTAA